Proteins from a genomic interval of Waddliaceae bacterium:
- the recF gene encoding DNA replication/repair protein RecF encodes MFLEWIRLRNFRNYKDERITFYNGVNGIVGANAQGKTNILEAIYLLITGRSFRTNVLADMVRDGEESFFIEAGFYKDGVQQKLSMMSDGKKRHIRHNDTPCTTATNILGILRGVIFVPEDNDIIRGGPAMRRRFLDIHIAQVDAIYVNTLIRYNRAMKQRNTLLKAQKIETIDSWEESMAADAEYIVTRRRQAINILQRYSKEAYSMLSGGIETMSLQYKTPAPPTSLKEYYLACYNENRNKEMLYGCTSIGPHRDDITITIDDRDARHFASEGQQRCCVAALRLAEWYTLRDESHDIPFMAIDDLGISLDEQRRKNFYAILNNLGQVFLTSTEDLNASGAMTLHVDNGSIVQETCCT; translated from the coding sequence ATGTTTCTTGAATGGATACGCCTTAGAAATTTCCGCAACTATAAAGATGAGCGCATTACCTTCTACAACGGTGTCAACGGTATTGTAGGCGCTAATGCACAAGGTAAGACGAATATCCTAGAAGCAATATATCTCCTAATAACAGGTCGTTCATTTCGTACAAATGTCCTCGCAGACATGGTTCGCGATGGAGAAGAAAGCTTCTTCATAGAAGCAGGGTTTTATAAAGACGGAGTGCAGCAAAAACTTTCCATGATGTCCGACGGCAAAAAACGCCATATACGACATAACGATACTCCTTGTACAACAGCAACGAACATCCTTGGAATCCTGAGAGGCGTTATTTTCGTCCCAGAAGATAACGATATCATACGTGGCGGCCCTGCAATGCGCCGACGCTTTCTAGACATCCATATAGCACAAGTCGACGCAATATACGTCAACACCCTGATACGATACAACCGCGCTATGAAGCAGAGAAATACACTGCTAAAGGCACAGAAAATAGAAACAATAGACAGCTGGGAAGAGAGCATGGCTGCCGACGCGGAATATATCGTAACACGTAGACGACAGGCGATCAATATCCTGCAACGTTACAGTAAAGAAGCTTACAGCATGCTTAGCGGCGGAATAGAGACGATGTCATTGCAATATAAAACTCCAGCACCGCCGACATCACTAAAAGAATATTACCTCGCATGCTATAACGAAAATCGTAACAAAGAGATGCTATACGGATGTACGTCGATAGGGCCACACCGCGATGATATCACTATAACGATAGACGACAGAGATGCAAGACACTTCGCCAGCGAAGGCCAGCAGCGTTGCTGCGTAGCGGCATTACGTCTAGCAGAATGGTATACTCTCCGTGACGAATCTCACGATATCCCATTCATGGCTATCGACGACCTAGGGATAAGCCTCGATGAACAGCGACGTAAAAACTTCTACGCCATCCTAAACAACCTCGGACAGGTGTTCCTCACATCAACAGAAGATTTAAACGCCTCAGGTGCTATGACACTACACGTCGATAACGGCAGCATCGTCCAAGAAACCTGTTGCACGTGA